In the genome of Neodiprion pinetum isolate iyNeoPine1 chromosome 2, iyNeoPine1.2, whole genome shotgun sequence, one region contains:
- the LOC138190355 gene encoding uncharacterized protein, producing MDGGIAGGAPLTTAPAKNKRVQAAIVSEPSRSQGGGRWFDSSDRKAGVLVLDNTLPAKLVIRGTGYTTTRIGNVVVTSCYFSPNKTDEEFQEYLDGLVEAVLNKPKEKGVIGIIVAEDLNAWSTVWESARTDTRGQAVEVMAAQADLMVCNQGQRPTFARGTATSTVDITLASSSLTAAVAGTWEVSQDESLTDHKYVMYETSNRDSGAKPGRVAQPRGGEEVEPTTSITRGWVISKMDPNKFRAKLQEEILNRLPQWAQETSDGAEVEARELRERIERACDVAALR from the exons ATGGATGGCGGCATAGCTGGGGGCGCGCCACTAACCACTGCACCAG CCAAGAACAAGCGAGTGCAGGCCGCAATCGTGAGCGAGCCCAGCCGGAGCCAGGGTGGGGGAAGATGGTTTGACAGCTCGGACAGAAAGGCCGGTGTACTGGTCCTGGATAACACGCTGCCAGCCAAACTGGTGATCAGGGGGACAGGATATACCACGACACGTATTGGCAACGTCGTTGTGACGAGCTGCTACTTCTCACCCAACAAGACGGACGAAGAATTCCAGGAATATCTGGATGGATTGGTCGAGGCAGTGCTCAACAAACCAAAGGAGAAGGGGGTCATAGGCATCATAGTGGCAGAAGATCTAAACGCATGGTCAACTGTGTGGGAAAGCGCGAGGACAGACACACGTGGGCAGGCCGTGGAAGTGATGGCAGCGCAGGCAGATCTCATGGTCTGCAACCAAGGGCAGCGGCCGACGTTCGCAAGAGGTACAGCTACATCGACTGTGGATATAACGCTGGCATCAAGCTCGCTCACTGCAGCAGTGGCGGGTACATGGGAAGTCAGCCAGGACGAGAGCCTGACCGACCACAAGTACGTGATGTACGAGACCAGCAATCGGGACTCAGGTGCGAAACCAGGCCGGGTAGCACAGCCAAGGGGAGGAGAAGAAGTGGAACCCACCACCAGTATTACCAGGGGATGGGTAATAAGTAAGATGGACCCAAACAAGTTCCGAGCGAAACTACAAGAGGAGATATTAAACAGGCTGCCGCAATGGGCCCAGGAGACATCGGATGGCGCCGAGGTGGAGGCTAGGGAGCTGCGAGAGAGAATCGAGAGGGCCTGCGACGTTGCAGCCCTGAGGTGA